A single Flavobacterium sp. 1 DNA region contains:
- a CDS encoding T9SS type A sorting domain-containing protein: protein MNSYTAVHAQNIKGIIPVVSPAAGDAIDGDFWAHQPIGTNFEKVGDLFDDRYNPGSPAYDPNNPTNMHNINHGLIDPVTGNVVYKPNPVTDPPTPQSIPVTYQIKDRYTDDLTIFTLSNKINDNPNTYTWGPGSSPNKNEIQNCGAHFSYGDPAIKGGVTNATGNFISPSPPGGVSGSATDLWCMFAGDRQVTNGSSYIDFEFLQAPLTMTGATYGPPDPFTGVAPITGGSGVFHTAAPDATGGRTPGDILITIEFTQGGGDANVVIRQWKLVGSAYEYVVIPNTVFPGLIFCTNNNVTTTVPFDAFGVNPGVYAPNQWAEGAINLTQVLTYLNNPCTSISTLFIRTRSSGSSSQSELKDFPGAPIQLNLDFRPSPPTTTGATVCGPGPVQVNLSASGCPGGTLKWYDAATAGTKVNEGLTYSPTISATTSYWVSCTSASGCEGPRTQVTATVNTVNPGVIAGNQTLCTPFDPAAFTNTTPGSGSAGGEITYQWQISTTGCDGTWANIQGATSATYDAGAVAVITNFRRVATATLNGVTCSANSNCLIVTPNPITPGAIAGDQIGCSPFDAAAFTSTTPGSSTGAGVISYQWQISTTGCDGTWANIQGATSATYDAPSVTAITNFRRVATSTLNGVACSANSNCLTVTPTGIVPGEIAGSQTLCSPFDPAAFTSVTPGSDHGTITYQWQSSTNGTTFTNILGATSPTYDAPAVAVKTWFRRVASSDVGCSGNSNVLAVTPNDIAPGAIAGDQTLCTPFDPAAFTNTTPGSTANGGVISYQWQWSTTGCDGTWANIQGATSATYDAGAVAMITNFRRVATSTLNGVACSANSNCLTVTPNAISPGAIAGDQIGCSPFDAAAFTSTTPGSSTGAGVISYQWQWSTNGCDGTWANIQGATSATYDAPSVSVTTNFRRVATSTLNGVACSANSNCLTVTPTGIVPGEIAGSQTLCSPFDPAAFTSVTPGSDHGTITYQWQSSIVSGATGFANINGATSETYDAPAVAVKTWFRRVASSDVNCAGNSNVLVVTPNDIAPGAIAGDQTLCTPFDPAAFTNTTPGSTVNGGVISYQWQMSTTGCDGTWANIQGATSATYDAGAVSVITNFRRVATSTLNGVACSANSNCLTVTPNAISPGAIAGDQIGCSPFDAAAFTSTTPGSSTGAGVISYQWQISTTGCDGTWANIQGATSATYDAPSVTAITNFRRVATSTLNGVACSANSNCLTVTPTGIVPGEIAGSQTLCSPFNPAAFTSVTPGSDHGTITYQWQSSIVSGATGFANINGATSETYDAPAVAVKTWFRRVASSDVNCAGNSNVLVVTPNDIAPGAIAGDQTLCTPFDPAAFTNTTPGSTANGGVISYQWQWSTTGCDGTWANIQGATSETYDAGAVAVITNFRRVATSTLNGVACSANSNCLTVTPNAISPGAIAGEQTGCAPFDAAAFTSTTPGSSTGAGVISYQWQWSTNGCDGTWANIQDATSATYDAPAVSVPTYYRRVATSTLNGVACSANSNCLTVTPTVCSKALCTYTQGYYGNLGGMSCAGGQQYTTIGLITKALASYGGTMTIGLPGHSVYIMNNSTDINALISVMPGGGGSKVLAPFNYEINSLPPSYLKNGRINNSLLAQTIALGLNIGINSPLGDLELKTGTFAVAEAQGGCGSDIPKARSCSPGGFTPVINEYKYYSIPTNVINAISPKTVQGLFALANQALGGGSTNGLTLSQIASAVDLINNAFDGCRIFVGYGIEPLVCAAPIDTFISSSTTQTARVSDTTTFTASPVPFRDQITVSYNFDFVTDVKIEVFNISGVVVAQNYDTNGYLSTSVLLNIPYTGQEEVYIVKVTTNRGSSTQKVISSR from the coding sequence ATGAACAGTTACACTGCTGTACATGCACAAAACATTAAAGGAATTATCCCAGTCGTATCACCTGCTGCAGGAGATGCAATTGATGGAGATTTTTGGGCTCATCAGCCCATAGGAACTAATTTTGAAAAAGTTGGTGATTTGTTTGACGATCGATATAATCCTGGCAGTCCAGCTTATGATCCCAATAATCCAACTAATATGCACAACATCAATCATGGATTGATTGATCCTGTTACAGGTAATGTCGTATACAAACCAAATCCTGTTACAGACCCTCCTACTCCTCAGAGTATTCCCGTGACCTATCAAATAAAAGATCGTTATACAGATGATCTTACGATATTCACGCTTTCCAATAAAATAAACGACAATCCTAACACCTATACATGGGGTCCTGGATCATCTCCAAACAAAAATGAAATCCAAAATTGCGGGGCTCATTTTAGTTATGGTGATCCAGCTATAAAAGGCGGTGTAACAAATGCAACTGGTAACTTTATCAGTCCTTCACCCCCTGGAGGAGTTTCGGGATCAGCAACTGATTTATGGTGTATGTTTGCAGGTGACCGTCAGGTAACCAATGGTAGCAGTTACATCGATTTTGAATTTCTGCAAGCTCCCTTAACTATGACAGGCGCTACTTATGGCCCTCCTGATCCCTTTACAGGTGTAGCTCCAATCACTGGAGGCAGCGGTGTATTTCATACCGCAGCGCCTGATGCAACTGGTGGCCGTACCCCTGGCGACATATTGATTACCATTGAGTTTACCCAAGGTGGTGGTGATGCAAATGTTGTAATTCGACAATGGAAACTAGTTGGTTCAGCTTACGAATATGTTGTTATTCCCAACACAGTTTTTCCTGGATTAATTTTTTGTACCAATAATAATGTAACCACTACAGTTCCATTTGATGCTTTTGGAGTTAATCCTGGTGTATATGCACCAAATCAATGGGCTGAAGGAGCCATAAATCTTACTCAGGTATTGACATACTTAAATAATCCGTGTACTTCAATCAGCACGCTGTTTATTCGAACCAGATCCTCTGGAAGCTCATCTCAATCTGAATTAAAAGATTTCCCTGGAGCACCTATTCAATTGAATTTGGATTTCAGACCAAGCCCACCAACTACAACTGGCGCAACAGTTTGCGGTCCAGGCCCAGTGCAAGTAAATCTTTCAGCCAGTGGCTGTCCTGGAGGAACACTAAAATGGTATGATGCAGCTACAGCTGGCACAAAAGTAAATGAGGGACTCACCTATAGCCCAACCATTTCTGCAACTACCAGTTATTGGGTAAGCTGTACCAGTGCTTCAGGTTGCGAAGGCCCGAGAACTCAAGTTACAGCAACTGTAAATACTGTAAATCCAGGCGTAATAGCTGGAAATCAAACACTCTGTACTCCATTTGACCCTGCAGCATTTACCAATACTACACCGGGAAGCGGTAGCGCAGGAGGCGAGATTACTTATCAATGGCAAATTAGCACAACAGGCTGTGATGGCACTTGGGCAAACATCCAAGGAGCCACATCTGCAACTTATGATGCGGGTGCAGTAGCTGTGATAACTAATTTCCGAAGAGTAGCAACTGCAACACTCAATGGCGTTACTTGTTCTGCAAACAGCAACTGTTTGATAGTAACTCCAAACCCTATAACTCCTGGAGCAATTGCTGGAGACCAAATCGGATGTTCACCATTTGATGCGGCTGCATTTACCAGCACTACACCGGGAAGCTCTACAGGAGCTGGAGTAATCTCTTACCAATGGCAAATTAGCACAACAGGCTGTGACGGCACTTGGGCAAATATCCAAGGAGCGACATCTGCAACTTATGATGCGCCATCGGTAACTGCCATAACTAATTTCCGAAGAGTCGCTACTTCAACGCTCAACGGTGTTGCCTGTTCTGCAAACAGTAATTGTTTGACAGTGACTCCAACCGGAATAGTTCCGGGTGAAATTGCCGGAAGCCAAACTCTTTGTTCTCCTTTTGATCCTGCAGCATTTACCAGTGTTACACCTGGTTCTGACCATGGTACAATTACTTACCAATGGCAAAGCAGTACTAATGGAACAACTTTCACTAACATACTTGGTGCGACATCACCAACTTATGATGCACCTGCCGTGGCCGTTAAAACTTGGTTCCGAAGAGTCGCTTCTTCTGATGTGGGCTGTTCTGGAAACAGTAATGTTTTGGCAGTAACGCCAAACGATATTGCTCCGGGAGCAATCGCTGGTGACCAAACTCTCTGTACTCCTTTTGACCCTGCAGCATTTACCAATACTACACCGGGAAGCACTGCAAACGGAGGCGTAATCTCTTATCAATGGCAATGGAGCACAACTGGATGTGACGGTACTTGGGCAAATATCCAAGGTGCAACATCTGCAACTTATGATGCGGGTGCAGTAGCTATGATTACCAATTTCCGAAGAGTAGCAACTTCAACGCTCAATGGCGTTGCCTGTTCTGCAAACAGCAACTGTTTGACAGTAACTCCAAATGCTATAAGTCCAGGAGCAATCGCTGGAGACCAAATCGGATGTTCCCCATTTGATGCGGCAGCATTTACCAGCACTACACCAGGAAGCTCTACAGGAGCAGGAGTAATCTCTTACCAATGGCAATGGAGTACCAATGGCTGTGACGGCACTTGGGCAAATATCCAAGGAGCAACATCTGCCACTTATGATGCGCCATCGGTATCTGTTACAACTAATTTCCGAAGAGTCGCTACTTCAACGCTCAACGGTGTTGCCTGTTCTGCAAACAGCAATTGTTTGACAGTGACTCCAACCGGAATAGTTCCGGGTGAAATTGCAGGAAGCCAAACTCTTTGTTCTCCTTTTGATCCTGCGGCATTTACCAGTGTTACACCTGGTTCTGACCATGGTACAATTACCTACCAATGGCAAAGCAGCATTGTAAGCGGAGCTACAGGTTTTGCAAACATTAATGGTGCAACATCAGAAACTTATGATGCGCCTGCAGTAGCAGTTAAAACTTGGTTCCGAAGAGTTGCTTCTTCTGATGTGAATTGTGCAGGAAACAGTAATGTTTTGGTAGTAACTCCAAATGACATTGCTCCGGGAGCAATCGCTGGTGACCAAACTCTCTGTACTCCTTTTGATCCTGCAGCATTTACCAATACTACACCGGGAAGCACTGTAAACGGAGGAGTAATCTCTTACCAATGGCAAATGAGCACAACAGGTTGTGACGGCACTTGGGCAAATATCCAAGGCGCGACATCTGCAACTTATGATGCGGGTGCAGTATCCGTGATTACCAATTTCCGAAGAGTAGCAACTTCAACGCTCAATGGCGTTGCCTGTTCTGCAAACAGCAATTGTTTGACAGTGACTCCAAATGCTATAAGTCCGGGAGCAATTGCTGGAGACCAAATCGGATGTTCACCATTTGATGCGGCGGCATTTACCAGCACTACACCGGGAAGCTCTACAGGAGCAGGAGTAATCTCTTACCAATGGCAAATTAGTACAACAGGCTGTGACGGCACTTGGGCAAATATCCAAGGAGCTACATCTGCAACTTATGATGCGCCATCGGTAACTGCCATAACTAATTTCCGCAGAGTCGCTACTTCAACACTCAACGGTGTTGCCTGTTCTGCAAACAGCAATTGTTTGACAGTGACTCCAACTGGAATAGTTCCGGGTGAAATTGCCGGAAGCCAAACTCTTTGTTCTCCTTTCAATCCTGCAGCATTTACCAGTGTTACACCTGGTTCTGACCATGGTACAATTACATACCAATGGCAAAGCAGCATTGTAAGCGGGGCAACAGGTTTTGCGAACATTAATGGTGCAACATCAGAAACTTATGATGCGCCTGCGGTAGCCGTTAAAACTTGGTTCCGAAGAGTCGCTTCTTCTGATGTGAATTGTGCAGGAAACAGTAATGTTTTGGTAGTAACTCCAAACGATATTGCTCCGGGAGCAATCGCTGGTGACCAAACTCTCTGTACTCCTTTTGATCCTGCAGCATTTACCAATACCACACCAGGAAGCACTGCAAATGGAGGAGTAATCTCTTATCAATGGCAATGGAGCACAACTGGCTGTGACGGCACTTGGGCAAATATCCAAGGCGCGACATCTGAAACTTATGATGCAGGTGCAGTAGCTGTGATTACCAATTTCCGAAGAGTAGCAACTTCAACTCTCAATGGCGTTGCCTGTTCTGCAAACAGCAACTGTTTGACAGTGACTCCAAATGCTATAAGTCCAGGAGCAATTGCTGGAGAACAAACTGGTTGTGCACCATTTGATGCTGCAGCCTTTACCAGCACTACACCGGGAAGCTCTACAGGAGCTGGAGTAATCTCTTATCAATGGCAATGGAGTACTAATGGCTGTGATGGAACTTGGGCAAATATCCAAGATGCGACATCTGCAACTTATGATGCGCCAGCAGTATCCGTACCTACTTATTACCGAAGAGTGGCTACTTCAACGCTCAACGGTGTTGCCTGTTCTGCTAACAGTAATTGTTTAACAGTAACTCCAACTGTTTGTTCTAAAGCCCTATGTACCTATACTCAAGGATATTACGGTAACCTTGGAGGTATGTCATGTGCAGGAGGACAACAATACACAACAATAGGACTAATTACAAAAGCCTTAGCTTCTTATGGCGGTACGATGACTATTGGTTTGCCTGGACATTCTGTTTACATTATGAATAATTCTACAGATATAAATGCTCTTATATCCGTAATGCCTGGAGGAGGTGGCAGTAAAGTATTGGCACCATTCAATTATGAAATAAATTCATTACCTCCTAGTTACTTGAAAAATGGAAGAATCAATAATTCATTATTGGCACAAACCATTGCTTTAGGTCTTAACATAGGCATCAACAGTCCACTTGGTGATTTAGAATTGAAAACAGGAACTTTTGCCGTTGCTGAAGCCCAAGGAGGATGTGGTTCTGACATTCCTAAAGCCAGATCATGCTCACCTGGAGGATTCACACCAGTAATCAACGAGTATAAATATTATTCAATTCCAACAAATGTCATAAATGCAATTTCACCTAAAACAGTGCAAGGATTGTTTGCTTTGGCAAATCAAGCTTTGGGTGGCGGAAGCACAAATGGCTTGACATTGAGTCAAATTGCAAGTGCTGTTGATTTAATCAACAATGCTTTTGATGGATGTAGAATATTTGTAGGTTACGGTATTGAACCGCTAGTTTGTGCGGCTCCAATTGATACCTTTATCAGTTCTAGCACAACACAAACTGCCAGAGTAAGTGACACTACTACTTTTACAGCATCTCCGGTTCCTTTCAGAGACCAGATCACAGTAAGCTATAATTTTGATTTTGTTACCGATGTAAAAATTGAGGTATTCAACATATCAGGCGTTGTGGTAGCACAAAACTACGACACTAATGGTTACTTGAGCACATCAGTTCTACTAAACATTCCGTATACAGGTCAAGAGGAAGTTTATATAGTCAAAGTAACTACCAACAGAGGAAGCAGTACTCAAAAAGTAATTTCTTCCAGATAA
- a CDS encoding glutamine synthetase III, whose amino-acid sequence MSSIRFQALREASNRKLIDFQESGRKSELFGSNVFNDKAMKQYLTSDAFKAVQGAVQYGTKIDRKLADYIAMGMKEWALAKGVTHYTHWFQPLTGTTAEKHDAFFETSYDGSDPLEKFGGAQLVQQEPDASSFPNGGIRNTFEARGYTAWDPTSPAFIFGTTLCIPTIFISYTGEALDNKIPLLRALSAMDEAATEICKYFDKNVKKVTATLGWEQEYFLIDKSLANSRPDLIMTGRTLLGHTSAKGQQLDDHYFGSIPTRALTYMRDLEQECMLLGIPVKTRHNEVAPNQFEFAPIFEEANLAVDHNCLLMDVMQKVAERHDLKVLLHEKPFKGVNGSGKHNNWSLSTDTGVNLLSPSKTPMTNLQFLTFFINTIKAVNDYEALLRASIATASNDHRLGANEAPPAIISVFIGEQLTKVLAELEGVSTGKLSPEEKTDLKLNVVGKIPDVLLDNTDRNRTSPFAFTGNKFEFRAVGSSANCSNAMTTLNTIVAKQLKDFKIAVDVLIESKDMKKDDAIFNVLREYIKQSKKILFEGDGYSEAWQKEAAKRGLSNFKTTPDALKARASKQAVDLFGEMGIMNQVELHARYEIELEEYTKKIQIEGRVLGDISKNHVIPTAIRYQNTLIENVKGLKDIFGSEFESIAKEQIILIKEISGHIEGINSKVEEMTEERKKANTLTDAQAMAEMYCNNVKPYFEIIRNHCDKLELLVDNELWTLTKYRELLLTK is encoded by the coding sequence ATGTCATCAATTCGTTTTCAGGCTTTAAGAGAAGCTTCAAATAGAAAGTTAATAGATTTTCAGGAATCTGGAAGAAAATCGGAACTTTTTGGGTCAAATGTATTTAATGATAAAGCAATGAAGCAATATTTGACTTCGGATGCTTTTAAAGCAGTGCAAGGTGCGGTTCAATATGGAACTAAAATAGATAGAAAGCTGGCTGATTATATTGCTATGGGGATGAAGGAATGGGCTTTGGCCAAAGGAGTTACACATTATACTCACTGGTTTCAGCCTCTTACAGGAACTACCGCAGAGAAGCATGATGCTTTTTTTGAAACTTCGTATGACGGAAGCGATCCATTAGAAAAATTTGGCGGTGCCCAATTGGTACAGCAAGAGCCAGATGCATCCAGTTTTCCAAATGGCGGTATCCGAAATACATTTGAGGCACGAGGATATACTGCCTGGGATCCTACATCGCCTGCTTTTATATTTGGTACCACTTTATGTATTCCAACTATTTTTATTTCGTATACAGGCGAAGCTTTAGATAATAAAATCCCATTATTAAGAGCTTTATCGGCTATGGATGAAGCGGCTACTGAGATTTGTAAATATTTTGACAAAAATGTAAAGAAAGTAACAGCAACATTAGGCTGGGAACAAGAATATTTTTTGATTGACAAATCATTGGCTAATTCCCGTCCCGATCTTATCATGACTGGAAGGACTTTATTAGGACATACTTCTGCCAAAGGACAGCAGTTGGATGATCACTATTTTGGTTCTATTCCTACTCGTGCTTTAACGTATATGAGGGATTTGGAACAGGAATGCATGCTGCTTGGAATACCTGTAAAAACACGTCATAACGAAGTGGCTCCCAACCAATTTGAATTTGCTCCTATTTTTGAAGAAGCAAATCTGGCGGTAGATCACAACTGTTTATTGATGGATGTTATGCAAAAAGTAGCAGAACGCCATGATTTGAAAGTATTGCTTCATGAAAAACCATTTAAAGGTGTCAATGGATCAGGAAAACATAATAACTGGTCATTGTCTACTGATACTGGAGTAAACTTGTTGAGTCCAAGTAAAACCCCTATGACTAATCTGCAGTTTTTGACATTCTTTATCAATACAATCAAAGCAGTAAATGATTATGAAGCTTTATTGAGAGCGTCTATCGCTACTGCCAGCAATGATCATAGATTAGGTGCCAATGAAGCGCCTCCGGCAATTATCTCAGTCTTTATTGGAGAACAGCTGACCAAAGTTTTAGCTGAATTAGAAGGCGTGTCTACGGGGAAATTATCTCCAGAAGAAAAAACAGATTTAAAGCTGAATGTTGTGGGCAAAATCCCAGATGTTCTTTTGGATAATACGGATAGAAACAGAACTTCTCCATTTGCTTTTACAGGTAATAAATTTGAATTTAGAGCTGTAGGTTCGTCTGCAAACTGTTCCAATGCAATGACAACATTAAATACTATTGTTGCTAAACAGCTTAAAGATTTTAAAATAGCAGTAGATGTTTTGATAGAATCTAAAGACATGAAGAAAGATGATGCTATTTTTAATGTATTGAGAGAATATATCAAACAGTCTAAAAAAATACTTTTTGAAGGAGATGGTTATAGTGAAGCTTGGCAAAAAGAGGCAGCAAAAAGAGGATTGAGCAATTTTAAAACTACTCCCGATGCTTTGAAAGCAAGAGCTTCTAAACAAGCTGTTGATTTATTTGGAGAAATGGGGATTATGAATCAAGTTGAACTGCATGCCCGTTATGAAATTGAATTGGAAGAATACACCAAAAAAATACAGATTGAAGGCAGGGTATTAGGAGATATTTCTAAAAATCACGTAATTCCTACTGCCATTAGATATCAAAATACTCTGATAGAAAATGTGAAAGGCTTGAAAGATATTTTTGGTTCTGAATTTGAGTCAATCGCAAAGGAACAAATTATTTTGATCAAAGAGATTTCTGGACATATCGAAGGAATTAATTCTAAAGTAGAAGAGATGACCGAAGAAAGAAAGAAAGCAAACACTTTGACAGATGCACAAGCAATGGCTGAAATGTATTGCAACAATGTAAAGCCTTATTTTGAAATTATTAGAAATCACTGTGATAAACTGGAGTTATTAGTTGATAATGAATTATGGACTTTGACTAAATACCGAGAATTACTTTTAACTAAGTAG
- a CDS encoding glutamine synthetase beta-grasp domain-containing protein has protein sequence MAKIKLEYLWLDGYEPTQNLRSKTKVEEHENFQGTLAEIGNWSFDGSSTRQAEGGSSDCLLVPVAIYPDPTRINGYLVMTEVMFADGTAHPSNGRATIDDDGDFWFGFEQEYFIMDTKTLLPLGFPIGGYPAPQGMYYCSVGGKNTHGRKLVEEHADLCIAAGLNFEGINQEVACGQWEFQLFAKGAKKAGDEIWVARYLLDRLTEKYGYYIEYHPKPLGDTDWNGSGMHANFSNEVLRTCGDKAIYDKICEAFRPVVEEHIAVYGAYNEQRLTGKHETASIHDFSYGVSDRGASIRIPLYTVQHGWKGYLEDRRPASNGDPYKIAARIIKTVKSAL, from the coding sequence ATGGCTAAAATTAAATTAGAATACCTTTGGTTAGACGGATACGAGCCAACACAAAATTTAAGAAGTAAAACTAAAGTTGAAGAACACGAAAACTTCCAAGGAACTTTAGCAGAAATCGGAAACTGGTCATTTGACGGTTCATCAACTAGACAAGCTGAAGGCGGTTCATCTGACTGTTTATTAGTACCTGTTGCTATCTACCCAGATCCAACTCGTATCAACGGTTACCTAGTAATGACTGAAGTTATGTTTGCTGATGGTACAGCTCACCCATCAAATGGTAGAGCAACTATTGATGATGATGGTGATTTCTGGTTTGGTTTCGAACAAGAATATTTCATCATGGATACTAAAACTTTATTGCCTTTAGGATTCCCTATTGGTGGTTACCCTGCTCCACAAGGAATGTACTACTGTTCTGTAGGTGGAAAAAACACACACGGAAGAAAATTAGTTGAAGAGCATGCCGATTTATGTATTGCTGCTGGACTTAATTTTGAAGGAATCAATCAAGAAGTTGCTTGTGGACAATGGGAATTCCAATTGTTTGCAAAAGGAGCTAAAAAAGCGGGTGACGAAATCTGGGTTGCTAGATACTTATTAGATCGTTTGACTGAAAAATACGGTTACTATATTGAATACCACCCTAAACCACTAGGAGATACTGACTGGAATGGTTCTGGAATGCATGCTAACTTCTCTAACGAAGTTTTAAGAACTTGTGGAGACAAAGCAATTTATGACAAAATATGTGAAGCTTTCCGTCCAGTAGTTGAAGAACATATCGCGGTTTACGGAGCTTATAACGAACAACGTTTGACAGGAAAACACGAAACTGCTTCTATCCATGATTTCTCTTATGGAGTATCCGACAGAGGAGCTTCAATTAGAATTCCATTATATACCGTTCAACATGGTTGGAAAGGATATTTAGAAGACAGAAGACCAGCTTCTAATGGTGATCCATACAAAATTGCTGCAAGAATTATCAAAACTGTTAAATCAGCTTTGTAG
- a CDS encoding TerC/Alx family metal homeostasis membrane protein encodes MIVWIVFLSAIVLFLALDLGIFNKKPHVIGAKEASKWTAAFVTISFLFSGVIYWLYSNSYIENPDGLKPMTASIKYLTGYLIELSLSVDNIFIIAIIFSSFKIPKKYQHRVLFWGILGAIVFRGLMIYFGVIIINKFTWTTYLFGAFLIFTAVKMLFTKEDEEFKPKNSLIYKLLGKIIPITNHTEKENFFLKIDSKIFATPLFVALIVIEVMDVVFAMDSVPAILAITSDPFLVFSSNIFAILGLRSMYFFLAHMLEKFSYLEYSLIAILTFVGLKMLLKDFIEVPEWASLGFIALSLIIGVIVSLQISKKEKE; translated from the coding sequence ATGATTGTCTGGATTGTATTTTTATCCGCTATTGTACTATTTCTTGCGCTGGATTTAGGCATATTCAACAAAAAACCACACGTTATAGGTGCTAAAGAAGCCAGTAAATGGACTGCCGCATTTGTAACAATATCTTTCCTTTTTTCGGGAGTGATTTATTGGCTGTACAGCAATAGTTACATCGAAAACCCGGACGGATTAAAACCAATGACTGCTTCAATAAAATACCTTACAGGGTATTTAATTGAATTATCATTAAGCGTGGATAATATATTTATCATTGCCATCATTTTTTCCTCTTTCAAAATACCAAAAAAATACCAGCATCGAGTACTATTTTGGGGGATATTGGGTGCAATTGTTTTTAGAGGTTTAATGATTTATTTTGGTGTAATAATCATCAATAAATTCACTTGGACAACCTATTTATTTGGAGCATTCCTGATTTTCACTGCTGTAAAAATGTTATTTACCAAAGAAGATGAAGAATTCAAACCTAAAAACTCCTTAATTTACAAGTTATTAGGAAAAATAATTCCAATTACCAATCACACGGAAAAAGAAAATTTCTTTCTAAAAATAGACAGCAAAATATTTGCCACGCCTTTGTTTGTAGCACTAATAGTCATCGAAGTAATGGATGTTGTTTTTGCTATGGACAGTGTTCCAGCAATTTTAGCCATTACCTCAGATCCATTTTTAGTATTTAGTTCCAATATTTTTGCAATCCTGGGACTGCGTTCAATGTATTTCTTTTTAGCACACATGCTGGAAAAATTCAGCTATTTAGAATATAGCCTGATTGCTATTTTAACTTTTGTCGGACTAAAAATGCTGCTTAAAGATTTTATAGAAGTTCCAGAATGGGCTTCACTTGGGTTTATTGCTTTATCACTTATTATTGGAGTTATTGTTTCCTTACAAATCAGCAAAAAAGAGAAAGAATAA